Proteins from a single region of Synchiropus splendidus isolate RoL2022-P1 chromosome 3, RoL_Sspl_1.0, whole genome shotgun sequence:
- the rap1gds1 gene encoding rap1 GTPase-GDP dissociation stimulator 1 isoform X1, protein MDNLSDALAKLKLVSKDSAADSVESCLDCLLKALTSNNAEASMKIQEMGVLPQLPNLLNPQSSCTPKVANIVAELAKNEFMRSPCVDAGLIPPLVQLLNSSDQEVLLQTGRALGNICYDSHSLQAQLINMGVIPTLVKLLGIHSHNTALTEMCLIAFGNLAELESSKEQFASTNIAEELVRLFQKQTEHEKKEMIFEVLAPLAENDAIKLQLVEAGLVECLLQVVAQTVEGDREEDVTQLKTASDLMVLLLLGDESMQKLFEGGKGSVFQRVLSWIPSHNHQLQLAGALAIANFARNDGNCIHMVDTGIVQKLLELLDRHVEEGNVTVQHAALSALRNLAIPVVNKSKMLSAGVVDVVLKFLQSEMPPVQFKLLGTLRMLIDTQAEAAVQLGTNNKLVERLVEWCEAKDHAGVMGESNRLLSALIRHSKSKEVVRAVIQGSGVKHLVTMATSEHMIMQNEALVALGLIATLDLAAAEKDFVGSNLVSVLHKLLSDERSAPEIKYNSMILICAVMGSEPLHKEVQNLAFIDVVSKLRAHENKTVSHQASLTEQRLTAQS, encoded by the exons ATGG ATAATTTGAGTGACGCGCTGGCGAAGCTGAAGCTGGTGTCCAAAGACAGCGCGGCTGACAGCGTGGAGAGTTGCCTGGACTGTCTGCTGAAGGCCCTGACCAGCAACA ATGCTGAAGCCAGTATGAAGATCCAGGAGATGGGTGTCCTTCCTCAACTTCCTAATCTTCTGAACCCCCAGTCTTCATGCACTCCAAAAGTCGCCAATATTGTTGCTGAGCTCGCCAAAAATG AGTTCATGCGGAGCCCCTGTGTGGACGCTGGCCTCATCCCTCCTCTCGTTCAGCTGCTGAACTCCAGCGACCAGGAGGTTCTGCTGCAGACCGGCCGCGCTCTTGGCAACATCTGTTACGACAGTC ATTCCCTTCAGGCACAGCTGATCAACATGGGTGTGATTCCCACCCTGGTCAAGCTTCTGGGCATCCACTCCCACAACACGGCCCTGACGGAAATGTGTCTTATCGCCTTTGGGAACCTGGCGGAGCTCG AGTCCAGCAAAGAACAATTCGCTTCCACCAACATTGCTGAGGAGTTGGTGCGTcttttccaaaagcaaacggagcatgagaagaaggaaatgattttCGAGGTTCTGGCTCCTCTCGCAGAGAACG ATGCCATTAAGTTGCAGCTGGTGGAAGCAGGGCTGGTGGAGTGTCTCCTGCAGGTGGTGGCCCAGACTGTGGAAGGAGACCGAGAAGAGGACGTCACCCAACTCAAGACAGCTTCTGACCTCATGgtcctcctgctgctgggag ATGAGTCCATGCAGAAGCTCTTTGAAGGAGGCAAAGGCAGTGTCTTCCAGAGAGTCCTTTCCTGGATACCGTCGCACAatcaccagctccagctggcCGGAGCGCTGGCTATTGCTAATTTTGCACGCAACG ATGGGAACTGCATCCACATGGTGGACACTGGAATTGTGCAGAAACTTCTCGAACTGTTGGACCGACACGTGGAAGAAGGGAACGTCACCGTTCAACACGCTGCTCTCAGTGCTCTGAGGAACCTCGCCATTCCAG TGGTCAACAAGTCTAAGATGCTGTCCGCAGGAGTGGTAGATGTGGTTTTGAAGTTTCTCCAGTCCGAGATGCCACCTGTTCAGTTTAAGCTGCTGGGGACGTTACGCATGCTGATTGACACACAAG CTGAAGCTGCCGTCCAGCTGGGAACCAACAACAAACTGGTGGAGAGGCTGGTGGAGTGGTGCGAGGCCAAAGATCATGCCGGAGTGATGGGCGAGTCCAACCGACTGCTGTCGGCTCTCATACGGCACAGCAAATCGAAG GAGGTCGTCCGTGCCGTCATACAAGGAAGCGGAGTCAAACACTTGGTCACTATGGCAACCAGTGAGCACATGATCATGCAGAATGAAGCGCTGGTGGCGCTGGGCCTCATCGCAACACTGGACTTGG ctgcagctgaaaaAGACTTTGTGGGGTCCAACCTGGTGTCAGTGCTTCACAAGCTGCTGTCAGATGAGCGAAGTGCTCCGGAGATCAAATACAACTCCATGATTCTCATCTGTGCAGTTATGGGCTCTG AGCCCCTTCACAAGGAAGTGCAGAACTTGGCGTTCATCGACGTGGTCTCCAAGCTGAGAGCTCACGAAAACAAGACGGTATCACACCAGGCCTCGCTGACGGAGCAGAGGCTAACTGCCCAGAGCTGA
- the rap1gds1 gene encoding rap1 GTPase-GDP dissociation stimulator 1 isoform X2 produces the protein MDNLSDALAKLKLVSKDSAADSVESCLDCLLKALTSNNAEASMKIQEMGVLPQLPNLLNPQSSCTPKVANIVAELAKNEFMRSPCVDAGLIPPLVQLLNSSDQEVLLQTGRALGNICYDSHEGRSAVDLAGGAQIVAEHIKTLYQNTEPGNEKLLTVFCGMLMNYSNDNDSLQAQLINMGVIPTLVKLLGIHSHNTALTEMCLIAFGNLAELESSKEQFASTNIAEELVRLFQKQTEHEKKEMIFEVLAPLAENDAIKLQLVEAGLVECLLQVVAQTVEGDREEDVTQLKTASDLMVLLLLGDESMQKLFEGGKGSVFQRVLSWIPSHNHQLQLAGALAIANFARNDGNCIHMVDTGIVQKLLELLDRHVEEGNVTVQHAALSALRNLAIPVVNKSKMLSAGVVDVVLKFLQSEMPPVQFKLLGTLRMLIDTQAEAAVQLGTNNKLVERLVEWCEAKDHAGVMGESNRLLSALIRHSKSKEVVRAVIQGSGVKHLVTMATSEHMIMQNEALVALGLIATLDLAAAEKDFVGSNLVSVLHKLLSDERSAPEIKYNSMILICAVMGSEPLHKEVQNLAFIDVVSKLRAHENKTVSHQASLTEQRLTAQS, from the exons ATGG ATAATTTGAGTGACGCGCTGGCGAAGCTGAAGCTGGTGTCCAAAGACAGCGCGGCTGACAGCGTGGAGAGTTGCCTGGACTGTCTGCTGAAGGCCCTGACCAGCAACA ATGCTGAAGCCAGTATGAAGATCCAGGAGATGGGTGTCCTTCCTCAACTTCCTAATCTTCTGAACCCCCAGTCTTCATGCACTCCAAAAGTCGCCAATATTGTTGCTGAGCTCGCCAAAAATG AGTTCATGCGGAGCCCCTGTGTGGACGCTGGCCTCATCCCTCCTCTCGTTCAGCTGCTGAACTCCAGCGACCAGGAGGTTCTGCTGCAGACCGGCCGCGCTCTTGGCAACATCTGTTACGACAGTC ATGAGGGCAGGAGTGCAGTTGACCTGGCAGGAGGGGCTCAGATAGTAGCTGAACACATTAAAACCCTCTACCAAAATACTGAGCCGGGAAATGAGAAGCTCTTGACTGTCTTTTGTGGCATGCTGATGAACTATAGCAATGATAATG ATTCCCTTCAGGCACAGCTGATCAACATGGGTGTGATTCCCACCCTGGTCAAGCTTCTGGGCATCCACTCCCACAACACGGCCCTGACGGAAATGTGTCTTATCGCCTTTGGGAACCTGGCGGAGCTCG AGTCCAGCAAAGAACAATTCGCTTCCACCAACATTGCTGAGGAGTTGGTGCGTcttttccaaaagcaaacggagcatgagaagaaggaaatgattttCGAGGTTCTGGCTCCTCTCGCAGAGAACG ATGCCATTAAGTTGCAGCTGGTGGAAGCAGGGCTGGTGGAGTGTCTCCTGCAGGTGGTGGCCCAGACTGTGGAAGGAGACCGAGAAGAGGACGTCACCCAACTCAAGACAGCTTCTGACCTCATGgtcctcctgctgctgggag ATGAGTCCATGCAGAAGCTCTTTGAAGGAGGCAAAGGCAGTGTCTTCCAGAGAGTCCTTTCCTGGATACCGTCGCACAatcaccagctccagctggcCGGAGCGCTGGCTATTGCTAATTTTGCACGCAACG ATGGGAACTGCATCCACATGGTGGACACTGGAATTGTGCAGAAACTTCTCGAACTGTTGGACCGACACGTGGAAGAAGGGAACGTCACCGTTCAACACGCTGCTCTCAGTGCTCTGAGGAACCTCGCCATTCCAG TGGTCAACAAGTCTAAGATGCTGTCCGCAGGAGTGGTAGATGTGGTTTTGAAGTTTCTCCAGTCCGAGATGCCACCTGTTCAGTTTAAGCTGCTGGGGACGTTACGCATGCTGATTGACACACAAG CTGAAGCTGCCGTCCAGCTGGGAACCAACAACAAACTGGTGGAGAGGCTGGTGGAGTGGTGCGAGGCCAAAGATCATGCCGGAGTGATGGGCGAGTCCAACCGACTGCTGTCGGCTCTCATACGGCACAGCAAATCGAAG GAGGTCGTCCGTGCCGTCATACAAGGAAGCGGAGTCAAACACTTGGTCACTATGGCAACCAGTGAGCACATGATCATGCAGAATGAAGCGCTGGTGGCGCTGGGCCTCATCGCAACACTGGACTTGG ctgcagctgaaaaAGACTTTGTGGGGTCCAACCTGGTGTCAGTGCTTCACAAGCTGCTGTCAGATGAGCGAAGTGCTCCGGAGATCAAATACAACTCCATGATTCTCATCTGTGCAGTTATGGGCTCTG AGCCCCTTCACAAGGAAGTGCAGAACTTGGCGTTCATCGACGTGGTCTCCAAGCTGAGAGCTCACGAAAACAAGACGGTATCACACCAGGCCTCGCTGACGGAGCAGAGGCTAACTGCCCAGAGCTGA